A portion of the Luxibacter massiliensis genome contains these proteins:
- the trkA gene encoding Trk system potassium transporter TrkA: MKIVIIGDGKVGYKLAKQLSAENYDIVMIDSNESKLREAIDRLDIFCVTGDGGSVEVQKEADVPHADLVIACTSTDECNMLSCLIARRLGAKHTIARVRNPIYYQQIDILKEDLHLSMAVNPELAVAGEITRLLLFPDASKIETFVKGRVELIEFPLTEQSRLSGMSLADMYNRFQIKLLVCAVERGEDVIIPDGEFIMQIGDRLHVAASHREVELFFKLIGKKKQKIKRVMICGGGRVSFYLAMQLCNIGMQVKIIEKLESKCENLCELLPKATIINGDASDHDLLIEEGAEEADALIALTGMDEENIIMALFAKSQGVSKVIVKVNEDRRARMIEDFGIDSIVSAKTATADAILSYVRARKNSQGSANVETMYQLIDGRVEALEFIVKSETSYTNIPLKDLSLKANNLIACIARKRKIIIPNGNDCIRVGDNVIIITMEKQIQDIQDILL; this comes from the coding sequence ATGAAAATAGTTATTATTGGAGATGGGAAGGTTGGCTATAAGCTGGCTAAGCAGCTTTCGGCAGAAAATTACGACATTGTAATGATCGACAGCAATGAGAGTAAGCTGCGGGAGGCCATTGACAGGCTGGATATTTTTTGTGTGACTGGTGACGGAGGGAGTGTGGAAGTCCAGAAGGAAGCGGATGTTCCCCACGCAGACTTAGTGATTGCATGTACTTCTACGGACGAATGCAATATGCTAAGCTGCCTGATTGCAAGAAGGCTGGGGGCCAAGCATACCATTGCCAGGGTAAGGAACCCGATTTATTACCAGCAGATCGATATTTTGAAGGAGGACCTTCACTTAAGCATGGCGGTAAATCCAGAGCTGGCTGTGGCAGGCGAGATTACCCGGCTTTTGTTGTTCCCCGATGCGAGTAAGATAGAAACATTTGTCAAAGGGAGAGTGGAGCTGATTGAATTTCCCCTGACGGAGCAGAGCAGGCTCAGCGGTATGTCCCTGGCCGATATGTATAATAGATTCCAGATTAAGCTCCTTGTATGTGCGGTAGAGCGGGGGGAGGATGTGATTATCCCTGATGGAGAATTTATTATGCAAATAGGAGACCGCCTCCATGTTGCAGCTTCCCACAGGGAGGTGGAGTTGTTTTTTAAGCTCATCGGCAAGAAAAAACAGAAAATCAAAAGAGTCATGATCTGCGGAGGCGGCAGGGTGAGTTTTTATCTTGCCATGCAGTTGTGCAATATAGGGATGCAGGTTAAAATTATAGAAAAGCTGGAGAGTAAATGTGAGAATCTTTGCGAACTTCTTCCAAAGGCTACAATTATTAATGGGGATGCCTCAGACCATGATCTGCTTATAGAGGAGGGGGCGGAAGAAGCGGACGCCTTGATTGCCCTGACAGGGATGGATGAAGAGAATATTATTATGGCTCTCTTTGCCAAAAGCCAGGGGGTTTCTAAAGTAATTGTGAAAGTGAACGAGGACCGGAGGGCCAGGATGATTGAAGATTTTGGCATTGACAGCATAGTTTCGGCAAAGACCGCTACAGCAGATGCTATTTTAAGCTATGTGAGGGCCCGCAAAAACTCCCAGGGAAGCGCCAATGTAGAGACCATGTACCAGCTCATAGATGGCAGGGTCGAGGCGTTGGAGTTTATCGTAAAATCCGAGACTAGTTACACAAATATTCCATTGAAGGACTTATCCCTTAAGGCCAATAATTTGATTGCATGTATTGCAAGAAAGCGCAAAATTATTATACCTAACGGTAATGACTGTATCCGGGTAGGTGATAATGTCATTATCATTACTATGGAGAAACAAATCCAGGATATTCAGGATATACTATTGTAG
- a CDS encoding ribonucleoside-diphosphate reductase subunit alpha produces the protein MQISKRNGTQEGYCPGKIKRAVSLAFTSVGNELDEEEAGRLLIRVERKIQEQIPDRQQISVEEIQDLVEQTLMEENYYKELKSFILYREDRARRRRERQKLAEKFSHMPSLEKVLHEVQKEFEEEEYSLEHLYKKFRAFEKTDLSESEKLAMLIKAAVELTTQEAPRWEMIAARLLMVQFERRLKRNMEQRNLAGFGDKLEYLSQEGLYGTYILKYYTKEEADLFAGWLQPERDKLFTYSGLSLLIERYIIRTRQGDVMESPQEMFLGIAMHLAMKETANRSQWVRRFYDMLSLKKVTMATPTLSNARKPYHQLSSCFIDTVPDSLDGIYRSIDNFAKVSKFGGGMGMYFGKVRASGSAIRGFEGAAGGVIRWIRLANDTAVAVDQLGMRQGAVAVYLDVWHRDLPEFLNLRTNNGDDRMKAHDVFPAICYPDYFWKQAKENIDGDWYMMCPHEILTVKGYALEDCFGEEWEQKYKDCVQDNRILKRVIPIKDIIRLIIKSAVETGTPFTFNRDAVNRANPNSHRGMIYCSNLCTEIAQNMSEIEQVQQQVQEIDGETVVVTVTKPGEFVVCNLASLSLGNMNLEDEGELQEITESAVRALDNVIDLNFFPVPYAQINNQKYRPIGLGVSGYHHMLAKHKIKWESEEHLAFAEKVFGDIHYAAIKASVRTAKEKGSYSYFEGSEWQSGIYFDKRGLTGGRWDSLRGQIAKYGLRNGYLLAVAPTSSTSIIAGTTAGLDPVMNRYFLEEKKNGLMPRVAPELSQETFWYYKNAHYIDQAWSVRACGVRQRHIDQAQSMNLYITNEYTFRKVLDLYLLAWEEGVKTIYYIRSKSLEVEDCEVCSS, from the coding sequence ATGCAGATTAGTAAAAGAAACGGGACACAGGAGGGTTACTGTCCCGGCAAAATAAAAAGGGCAGTGAGCCTGGCCTTTACAAGCGTGGGAAATGAATTGGACGAGGAAGAGGCAGGGCGGCTTCTGATCCGGGTAGAAAGGAAAATTCAGGAACAGATACCGGACAGGCAGCAGATATCTGTGGAGGAGATTCAGGATCTGGTGGAGCAGACCCTGATGGAGGAGAATTATTATAAAGAGCTGAAGAGCTTTATCTTGTACCGGGAAGACAGGGCAAGGCGCCGCAGGGAACGGCAGAAGCTGGCGGAAAAATTCTCTCATATGCCTTCCCTGGAAAAGGTACTGCATGAGGTGCAGAAGGAGTTTGAGGAGGAAGAGTACAGCCTGGAACATCTATATAAAAAATTCAGGGCATTTGAGAAGACGGACTTAAGTGAGAGTGAAAAGCTGGCCATGCTGATAAAGGCGGCAGTGGAGCTGACAACCCAGGAGGCTCCCAGATGGGAGATGATCGCGGCCAGGCTTTTGATGGTACAATTTGAAAGGCGGCTTAAAAGGAATATGGAACAAAGAAATCTGGCTGGCTTTGGCGATAAGCTGGAATATTTGTCCCAGGAAGGCCTGTATGGGACTTATATTTTGAAGTACTATACAAAGGAAGAGGCGGATTTGTTTGCAGGCTGGCTGCAGCCTGAGAGAGACAAATTATTCACATATTCAGGGCTTTCTCTCCTGATAGAACGTTATATCATCAGGACCCGCCAGGGGGACGTTATGGAGTCTCCCCAGGAAATGTTTCTTGGGATTGCCATGCATCTTGCCATGAAGGAGACGGCCAACCGCAGCCAGTGGGTGAGGCGGTTTTATGATATGCTGAGCCTAAAGAAAGTGACTATGGCCACGCCAACTCTCTCAAATGCAAGGAAACCCTATCACCAGCTTTCCTCCTGCTTTATCGATACCGTGCCTGACAGCCTGGACGGCATTTACAGAAGCATCGATAACTTTGCTAAGGTCAGCAAATTTGGCGGGGGCATGGGGATGTATTTTGGAAAAGTAAGGGCCAGCGGCAGCGCCATCCGAGGCTTTGAAGGGGCGGCAGGAGGCGTGATCCGCTGGATACGGCTGGCCAATGATACGGCTGTGGCAGTAGACCAGCTTGGGATGCGGCAGGGCGCTGTGGCGGTCTATCTGGATGTGTGGCACCGGGATCTGCCGGAATTTCTAAATCTGCGGACCAATAACGGGGACGACAGGATGAAAGCACATGATGTATTCCCGGCAATCTGTTATCCTGATTATTTTTGGAAGCAGGCTAAGGAAAATATCGATGGTGACTGGTATATGATGTGCCCCCATGAGATATTGACAGTCAAAGGATATGCGCTGGAGGACTGTTTTGGGGAGGAATGGGAGCAGAAATATAAGGACTGTGTCCAGGATAACAGGATTTTAAAAAGAGTCATACCGATTAAAGATATTATTCGCTTAATTATTAAAAGCGCAGTTGAGACAGGGACCCCCTTTACCTTTAACAGGGATGCAGTAAACCGTGCTAACCCTAACAGCCACAGAGGCATGATCTACTGCAGTAATTTATGTACAGAAATTGCCCAAAATATGAGTGAAATTGAACAGGTACAGCAGCAGGTACAAGAAATCGACGGAGAGACAGTGGTTGTGACTGTGACAAAGCCTGGAGAATTTGTGGTGTGTAATTTAGCCAGCCTTTCCCTAGGAAACATGAACCTGGAGGATGAAGGGGAGCTGCAGGAAATTACAGAAAGTGCGGTGCGTGCCCTTGACAATGTGATTGACCTTAATTTCTTCCCAGTGCCATACGCGCAAATCAACAACCAAAAATACCGCCCTATCGGACTGGGGGTGAGTGGCTACCACCACATGCTGGCAAAACATAAAATCAAATGGGAGAGTGAAGAACACCTTGCTTTTGCAGAAAAGGTGTTTGGGGATATACACTATGCGGCTATAAAAGCCAGTGTAAGGACGGCAAAAGAGAAAGGAAGCTATTCTTACTTTGAGGGCAGCGAGTGGCAGAGCGGCATTTACTTTGACAAGCGGGGACTGACAGGGGGAAGATGGGACAGCCTTAGGGGCCAGATCGCAAAATACGGACTGAGGAACGGATATTTGCTGGCTGTGGCGCCAACCAGCAGCACCAGCATCATAGCTGGAACTACAGCGGGTTTGGATCCTGTCATGAACCGGTATTTTCTGGAGGAAAAGAAAAATGGCCTGATGCCAAGAGTGGCGCCGGAGCTTTCCCAGGAAACCTTCTGGTACTATAAAAATGCCCATTATATTGACCAGGCCTGGTCTGTGCGGGCATGTGGAGTACGGCAGAGGCATATTGACCAGGCCCAGAGTATGAATTTATATATTACAAATGAATATACCTTCAGGAAAGTGCTGGATTTATATCTTCTCGCCTGGGAGGAGGGGGTCAAAACCATATATTATATCCGCTCAAAGAGCCTGGAAGTAGAAGACTGTGAGGTATGTTCGTCTTAA
- a CDS encoding flavodoxin, translated as MDISVVYWSGTGNTEAMAQEVAKGIEEGGGKARLLEASAADAASLAQENVFALGCPSMGAEQLEETEMEPLVEALLPLAAGKHVLLFGSYGWGDGEWMRDWAQRMKEAGAVLTREEGIIANEAPDDDACKECRAAGKELAELT; from the coding sequence ATGGATATATCAGTAGTATATTGGAGTGGAACAGGAAATACGGAGGCAATGGCGCAGGAGGTTGCTAAAGGGATTGAAGAGGGCGGGGGCAAGGCAAGGCTTTTGGAAGCCAGTGCGGCGGATGCAGCCAGCCTGGCACAGGAAAATGTTTTTGCCCTTGGATGCCCGTCTATGGGGGCTGAACAATTGGAGGAGACAGAGATGGAGCCTCTCGTAGAAGCGCTGCTCCCACTTGCTGCAGGAAAACATGTTTTACTTTTTGGATCCTATGGATGGGGCGATGGAGAGTGGATGCGGGACTGGGCGCAGCGGATGAAGGAGGCTGGTGCAGTATTGACCCGTGAGGAGGGAATTATTGCCAATGAGGCCCCGGACGATGATGCCTGCAAAGAATGCAGGGCAGCAGGAAAGGAGCTGGCAGAGCTTACATAA
- a CDS encoding CvpA family protein, translating to MKKGKIRLLAILGVILAAAVYYYAALPAINIHSSDFWVFLIIVIVLVAAVYVRRKRLNRYELKESKGLKAILGVLFLVVAVYLVGTLLSSPIVNAKKYQQLLDVKDGEFAKDIEELSFDQIPLLDRDSAAILGNRKMGSMVDMVSQFEVDELYSQINYQDQPVRVSPLKYASLIKWLTNQKEGIPAYIKIDMANQNTELVKLDEGMKYTTSDHFNRNIYRHLRFKYPTYIFNDLSFEIDDNGVPYWICPVKKFNIGLFGGTTVGRVVLCNAVTGETVDYKIEDAPEWIDRAYSADLLVQLYDYYGTLKHGYFNSVLGQKDCLRTTSGYNYLAIDDDVWVYTGVTSVSGDQSNVGFVLMNQRTMETKFYGVEGATEESAMSSAEGQVQNLKYKATFPLLLNISGEPTYFIALKDDAGLVKKYAMVNVQKYQIVAIGDTVSACEEAYTNLMYENGIKEVEKDTREVETITAKITKIAQGVIDGNSHYYIMLEGSDDIFDVSVVEFIDIIKCEVGEEVTVEFKRGDETNTVLSLNGKGSDKPAAAVEGTEEQAEE from the coding sequence ATGAAAAAAGGAAAAATCAGGCTGCTGGCTATTCTGGGGGTTATCCTTGCGGCAGCAGTCTACTATTATGCGGCACTGCCTGCAATCAATATACACTCTTCTGATTTCTGGGTGTTTCTGATTATCGTAATTGTACTTGTAGCCGCGGTATATGTACGGCGGAAGCGTTTAAACCGCTATGAGCTGAAGGAATCTAAAGGACTGAAAGCTATATTGGGCGTTTTGTTTTTGGTGGTTGCGGTGTACCTTGTAGGGACGCTTCTTTCATCCCCCATCGTAAATGCGAAAAAATACCAGCAGCTTTTGGACGTAAAGGATGGAGAATTTGCGAAAGACATTGAGGAGCTGTCTTTTGACCAGATTCCTCTCCTTGACAGGGATTCAGCAGCTATCCTAGGAAACAGGAAGATGGGCAGTATGGTGGATATGGTTTCCCAGTTTGAGGTGGATGAGCTGTACAGCCAAATTAACTACCAGGATCAGCCTGTGCGGGTTTCCCCTCTGAAGTATGCCAGTTTAATAAAGTGGCTGACTAACCAGAAGGAAGGCATCCCTGCCTATATCAAGATAGATATGGCGAATCAGAATACGGAGCTTGTGAAGCTGGATGAAGGCATGAAATATACTACAAGCGACCATTTTAACAGGAATATTTACCGGCATCTGCGGTTTAAATACCCTACGTATATTTTTAACGATTTAAGTTTTGAGATTGATGACAATGGCGTGCCTTATTGGATATGCCCTGTCAAAAAATTTAATATTGGCCTGTTTGGCGGTACAACTGTGGGCCGTGTCGTGTTATGTAATGCGGTTACAGGCGAGACTGTGGATTATAAGATAGAAGACGCCCCAGAATGGATTGACCGGGCATATTCGGCGGATCTTCTGGTTCAGCTATATGATTATTATGGAACTTTAAAGCATGGGTATTTTAATAGTGTCCTGGGGCAAAAAGACTGCCTGCGCACAACAAGCGGATACAATTACCTTGCTATTGATGACGATGTATGGGTATATACTGGCGTGACTTCAGTCAGCGGGGATCAGTCTAATGTAGGCTTTGTCCTTATGAATCAGAGGACCATGGAGACAAAATTTTATGGAGTAGAGGGAGCTACTGAAGAGTCGGCTATGTCCTCCGCCGAGGGGCAGGTACAGAATCTGAAATATAAAGCTACGTTCCCTCTTCTCCTGAATATATCAGGCGAGCCTACGTACTTCATAGCTCTGAAAGATGATGCCGGCCTGGTGAAGAAGTACGCAATGGTGAACGTCCAGAAATATCAGATTGTGGCCATCGGGGACACGGTGAGTGCGTGTGAGGAGGCTTACACCAACCTGATGTATGAAAACGGCATCAAGGAGGTGGAAAAGGATACCCGCGAGGTAGAGACAATTACGGCTAAGATAACTAAAATTGCACAAGGAGTTATTGACGGCAACTCCCATTATTATATTATGCTGGAAGGCTCTGATGATATATTTGATGTATCTGTCGTAGAGTTTATAGACATTATTAAATGTGAAGTGGGAGAAGAGGTGACAGTTGAATTCAAAAGAGGGGATGAGACAAATACTGTCCTGTCTTTAAACGGAAAGGGTTCAGATAAACCTGCTGCTGCCGTAGAAGGGACAGAGGAGCAGGCAGAAGAATAA
- a CDS encoding ZIP family metal transporter has translation MNQNMLIGIFIPFAGTTLGSGMVFFMRGKMNEKLQKALLGFASGVMMAASVWSLLIPAIEMAEENGHAAWLPAAAGFLLGMGFLLLLDTVTPHMHLNGQEPEGVKSNLKKTTMLVLAVTLHNIPEGMAVGVTFAGLAAGNTMISLAGAFALSIGIAIQNFPEGAIISMPLRGEGVSKGRSFLYGTLSGVVEPVAAVLTILLTTFVVPILPYLLAFAAGAMIYVVVEELIPEAQAEPHTNISTVGVAIGFTLMMILDVALG, from the coding sequence ATGAATCAAAATATGCTGATTGGGATATTCATCCCGTTTGCAGGAACAACCCTTGGATCGGGCATGGTGTTCTTCATGCGGGGGAAAATGAATGAAAAACTGCAGAAAGCTCTTTTGGGGTTTGCATCAGGCGTCATGATGGCTGCTTCTGTATGGTCGCTTTTAATCCCAGCCATTGAGATGGCTGAGGAGAACGGACATGCGGCATGGCTGCCTGCAGCGGCTGGTTTTTTGCTTGGCATGGGGTTTTTACTTCTGTTAGATACAGTGACGCCACATATGCACCTGAATGGGCAGGAACCGGAAGGGGTAAAATCCAATCTAAAAAAGACTACCATGCTTGTGCTGGCGGTTACACTGCATAATATACCGGAGGGTATGGCGGTGGGTGTAACTTTCGCCGGATTGGCAGCAGGGAATACCATGATATCACTGGCAGGCGCTTTTGCATTGTCCATTGGCATTGCCATCCAGAATTTTCCGGAGGGGGCAATTATTTCTATGCCTCTTAGGGGCGAGGGGGTATCTAAAGGGAGATCCTTTTTATATGGGACACTATCTGGCGTGGTGGAGCCTGTGGCGGCGGTCCTGACTATCCTTTTAACCACATTTGTAGTGCCTATCCTTCCCTATTTACTTGCTTTTGCGGCAGGCGCCATGATTTATGTGGTGGTGGAGGAGCTGATACCAGAGGCCCAGGCAGAACCCCACACGAATATAAGCACAGTGGGGGTAGCTATAGGTTTTACGCTGATGATGATATTGGATGTGGCCCTGGGATAG
- a CDS encoding TrkH family potassium uptake protein, whose translation MNYRMTVFIIGKMLGVESALLLIPALVAFIYKEKSGVTFLIVSAVLCLIFLLFGRKAPENKRIYGKEGLVIVGSAWILWSLFGAMPFFISGTIPDYLDAFFETVSGFTTTGSTILVDIEALPRGMQFWRCLTHWIGGMGVLVFVMMLTSLDDDNSMHLMRAEVPGPEADKLVPKARRTARILYSMYFVLTAVEVVFLLFGGMDFYDALIHSFSTAGTGGFSNRNASVSFYDSAYIDGVITVFMILFGINFNLYFLIRMKNWKAALKNEEMHVYLGIILVSVAVISINVLGMYENIVHAFRYASFQVGSVITTTGFYTADYNLWPELSKTVLLSLMVVGACAGSTGGGIKVSRLLILLKSVRQEIKHMLHPKSVTVVKINGKKINRDTVHNVYIYFICYILILMGSVLLVSIDNFDFATSFSAVLTTLNNVGPGISLAGPVENFYEFSALAKIVFCLDMLVGRLEIFPYLLLLSPDLWRRKF comes from the coding sequence ATGAATTATAGAATGACAGTTTTTATTATCGGGAAAATGCTGGGAGTAGAGAGTGCGCTTCTTTTGATTCCAGCGCTGGTTGCATTTATATATAAAGAAAAAAGCGGGGTTACTTTTTTGATAGTCAGCGCCGTCCTTTGTCTTATATTCCTTTTGTTCGGGAGGAAGGCGCCGGAAAACAAAAGGATTTACGGGAAGGAAGGCCTGGTAATCGTCGGTTCGGCCTGGATTTTGTGGTCCCTTTTTGGGGCAATGCCCTTTTTTATTTCAGGGACCATACCAGATTACCTGGATGCCTTTTTTGAGACTGTCTCAGGGTTTACGACAACTGGATCCACCATACTTGTAGATATTGAGGCCCTGCCCCGGGGAATGCAGTTCTGGAGGTGCCTGACGCACTGGATAGGAGGGATGGGGGTTCTCGTCTTTGTCATGATGCTGACATCGCTGGATGATGATAATTCTATGCATCTGATGCGTGCTGAGGTTCCCGGGCCTGAGGCTGACAAACTTGTCCCAAAAGCAAGGCGGACTGCCAGGATACTCTATTCTATGTACTTTGTGCTGACGGCAGTGGAGGTTGTATTTCTGCTTTTTGGCGGGATGGATTTTTATGATGCACTGATCCACTCATTTAGTACGGCGGGAACCGGCGGGTTTTCAAACAGGAATGCCAGCGTCAGCTTCTATGACAGTGCATACATAGATGGGGTAATTACCGTTTTTATGATTTTGTTTGGCATAAATTTTAATCTTTATTTTTTAATCCGAATGAAGAATTGGAAGGCTGCCCTTAAGAATGAGGAGATGCATGTCTATCTGGGGATTATCCTGGTTTCTGTCGCAGTCATAAGTATAAATGTGCTGGGGATGTATGAGAATATTGTCCATGCATTCCGCTATGCCTCCTTCCAGGTAGGGTCTGTTATCACGACCACAGGATTTTATACAGCAGACTATAATTTATGGCCTGAGCTGTCAAAGACAGTCCTGCTGTCTCTGATGGTGGTGGGCGCATGTGCCGGGTCTACCGGGGGCGGCATCAAAGTCTCCCGTCTTTTGATATTGTTAAAGAGTGTAAGGCAGGAGATTAAACATATGCTCCACCCCAAATCTGTGACTGTAGTAAAAATAAACGGGAAAAAAATAAACAGAGATACAGTGCATAATGTATATATTTACTTTATTTGCTACATTCTGATTTTAATGGGTTCTGTTTTGCTAGTCTCTATCGATAACTTTGACTTTGCAACTTCCTTCAGCGCCGTGCTGACAACATTGAATAATGTAGGGCCGGGTATTTCACTGGCAGGGCCGGTAGAAAATTTTTATGAGTTTTCGGCGTTGGCGAAGATTGTTTTTTGCCTGGATATGCTTGTGGGTAGGCTGGAGATTTTCCCGTACCTGCTTCTTCTGTCACCAGATTTATGGCGCAGAAAATTTTAG
- a CDS encoding DUF3793 family protein produces the protein MPAEVLSYFFKHEDMGLKLRFQIVLQCAHFLKGLKVSCGITVSSAMYDGLASVLKGTGISFKKLSETDGKCLVLFYRREVLAQYLNRVGIRSFISTFGYSQMKLEEMLDLLSVRILARSAKNQEFPHEIGIFLGYPIEDVRGFIENAGHGYLLLGYWKVYSNPARARLIFNEFDQARVWAVNEFLTGKSIQDIARNQEVSEWIYQ, from the coding sequence ATGCCTGCAGAAGTATTGTCTTACTTTTTCAAACATGAGGATATGGGATTGAAATTAAGATTTCAGATTGTGCTTCAATGTGCACATTTTCTGAAAGGCCTGAAAGTATCATGTGGGATCACTGTCAGCAGCGCTATGTATGACGGGTTAGCATCTGTTCTGAAAGGAACCGGCATCTCTTTCAAAAAACTGTCTGAAACAGACGGCAAATGCCTGGTTTTATTTTACCGCAGGGAGGTGCTTGCCCAGTATCTGAACAGGGTTGGGATCCGAAGCTTTATCAGTACATTCGGCTATTCGCAGATGAAACTGGAAGAAATGCTGGATCTCTTATCTGTACGTATACTTGCGCGTTCCGCGAAGAACCAGGAATTCCCTCATGAAATCGGCATTTTTCTGGGATATCCCATAGAGGATGTAAGAGGGTTTATTGAAAATGCAGGACATGGATATTTATTGCTGGGTTATTGGAAAGTATACAGTAATCCAGCCAGGGCGAGATTGATTTTCAATGAATTTGACCAGGCCAGGGTATGGGCGGTCAATGAGTTTCTAACAGGCAAGAGCATACAGGACATTGCTCGGAATCAGGAGGTATCAGAATGGATATATCAGTAG
- a CDS encoding ribonucleotide-diphosphate reductase subunit beta — translation MGDLVKKPLFNPDGDTEVLKRRMIGGNTTNLNDFNNMKYDWVSDWYRQAMNNFWIPEEINLGTDIKDYRKLPKAERRAYDKILSFLIFLDSIQTANLPNIGEYITANEVNLCLSIQAFQEAVHSQSYSYMLDTICEPQERNDVLYQWKEDRHLLARNEFIGSLYNEFQRKKDPEVLVQTLIANYILEGIYFYSGFMFFYNLGRNNRMPGSVQEIRYINRDENTHLWLFRSILLELKKENPELFTERQVDMYRAMLKEGCEQEISWGHYAIGDEVQGLNKDMVTDYIQYLGNLRCMNLGFEPIYEGHDREPESMSWVSQFSNANMIKTDFFEARSTAYAKSSALVDDL, via the coding sequence ATGGGAGATTTGGTAAAAAAGCCGCTGTTTAATCCCGACGGGGACACAGAGGTGCTCAAACGCAGGATGATAGGGGGAAATACCACCAATCTGAACGATTTTAACAATATGAAATATGACTGGGTAAGTGATTGGTACCGCCAGGCGATGAATAATTTTTGGATTCCAGAAGAGATAAACCTGGGGACAGATATCAAGGACTATCGGAAACTTCCAAAGGCTGAGAGAAGGGCCTATGATAAGATATTGTCATTTCTGATTTTCCTAGACAGCATACAGACGGCCAACCTGCCGAATATCGGAGAATATATCACGGCAAATGAAGTGAATTTATGCCTTTCTATCCAGGCGTTCCAGGAGGCAGTGCACAGCCAGAGCTACAGTTATATGCTGGATACAATCTGCGAACCCCAGGAGAGGAACGACGTCTTGTATCAGTGGAAGGAGGACAGGCACCTTCTGGCCAGAAATGAGTTTATCGGAAGCCTGTATAATGAATTCCAGCGAAAGAAGGACCCAGAAGTACTCGTACAGACACTGATAGCAAACTATATTTTGGAGGGGATTTACTTTTACAGTGGTTTTATGTTTTTCTACAATTTGGGAAGGAATAACCGTATGCCTGGATCTGTCCAGGAGATCCGCTACATTAACCGGGATGAGAATACCCACCTGTGGCTGTTCCGCAGTATACTGCTGGAGTTAAAGAAAGAGAATCCTGAATTGTTTACAGAGCGGCAGGTGGATATGTACCGTGCTATGCTCAAGGAGGGGTGCGAGCAGGAAATAAGCTGGGGGCATTATGCCATAGGCGATGAAGTACAGGGACTTAACAAAGATATGGTCACAGATTATATACAGTATCTGGGGAACCTGCGGTGTATGAACCTGGGGTTTGAGCCTATTTATGAGGGCCATGATAGAGAGCCGGAGAGTATGTCCTGGGTCAGCCAGTTCTCAAATGCCAACATGATAAAGACGGACTTTTTTGAGGCCAGAAGTACGGCCTATGCAAAAAGCAGCGCTTTGGTGGATGATTTATAG